Proteins encoded together in one Cicer arietinum cultivar CDC Frontier isolate Library 1 chromosome 4, Cicar.CDCFrontier_v2.0, whole genome shotgun sequence window:
- the LOC101512080 gene encoding protein trichome birefringence-like has translation MAETTKYVPLNVSGNLNSDIKSFFSFLKTRKRITFAYAFTLAFVSFTLFLAFSPSSNASSPWFNNSFTTKTSTSDSYKSHISSIFSFFFHNNTSSSSSAPSSSSSPFSNTSRSSNNTSQSSNSTTKTFKAITFGNKTQNPQNPFKDSVPTTNQTSNQNLSSLLKDEIHMMESLRKCDFFDGEWVKDESYPLYEPGSCNLVDEQFNCIHNGRPDKDYQKYKWKPKGCSLPRLDGKRMLDLLRGKRLVFVGDSINRNMWESLICILRNSVKDKSKVFEANGRVHFRGEASYSFIFKDYNFSIEFFVLPFLVQEWEVLVKNGTKKETLRLDLVGRSSDQYKDADIIIFNTGHWWTHDKTSKGKDYYQEGSHIYNELNVLEAFRKAITTWSRWVDANINTSKSMVFFRGYSSSHFSGGQWNSGGQCDSEIVPIQNKKYLREYPPKMRVLEKVLKNMKNHVTYLNVTTMTDFRKDGHPSVYRKQNLSPEERKSPLMYQDCSHWCLPGVPDTWNEILYVELLLKNYQNQHQQKKP, from the exons ATGGCTGAAACAACCAAATATGTTCCTTTAAATGTTTCTGGAAACTTAAACTCAGACATAAAAAGCTTCTTCTCTTTTCTCAAAACCAGAAAAAGAATCACTTTTGCTTATGCTTTTACTCTTGCCTTTGTTTCTTTCACTCTTTTCTTAGCCTTTTCTCCTTCTTCAAATGCTTCATCTCCTTGGTTCAATAACTCATTCACCACAAAAACTTCAACTTCTGATTCTTACAAATCTCATATTTCTTCCATTTTCTCATTCTTTTTCCACAATaacacttcttcttcatcatctgcaccttcatcttcatcttcccCTTTTAGCAACACTTCTAGATCTAGCAATAACACTTCTCAATCTTCTAATTCAACTACAAAAACATTTAAAGCAATCACTTTTGGAAACAAAACTCAAAACCCTCAAAATCCATTTAAAGATTCTGTTCCAACCACCAACCAAACCTCTAATCAGAATTTGAGTTCTTTACTGAAGGATGAGATTCATATGATGGAGTCTTTGAGAAAGTGTGATTTTTTTGATGGAGAATGGGTTAAGGATGAATCTTATCCTCTATATGAACCTGGTTCTTGCAATTTGGTTGATGAACAGTTCAATTGTATACACAATGGAAGACCTGATAAAGATTATCAGAAATATAAGTGGAAACCTAAAGGGTGTAGTCTACCAAG GTTGGATGGAAAGAGAATGCTGGATTTGTTGAGAGGCAAGAGACTTGTTTTTGTTGGTGATTCCATCAATAGGAACATGTGGGAATCTCTTATTTGCATCCTCAGAAATTCAGTGAAAGACAAAAGTAAAGTTTTTGAAGCAAATGGAAGAGTCCATTTTAGAGGAGAAGCCTCTTACTCATTCATATTCAAA GATTACAACTTCTCGATCGAGTTTTTTGTTTTGCCGTTCTTAGTTCAAGAGTGGGAAGTTCTGGTCAAGAATGGAACAAAGAAGGAAACTCTTCGCCTCGATTTGGTCGGTAGATCATCGGATCAATATAAAGATGCAGATATAATCATCTTCAACACTGGCCACTGGTGGACTCACGATAAAACTTCTAAAGG GAAGGACTATTACCAAGAAGGTAGTCATATCTATAATGAATTGAATGTTTTGGAGGCATTCAGAAAGGCTATAACAACATGGAGCAGATGGGTTGATGCCAACATAAATACATCCAAGTCTATGGTCTTCTTTAGAGGCTATTCTTCTTCACATTTTAG TGGGGGGCAATGGAATTCAGGTGGACAATGCGACAGCGAAATCGTTCctatacaaaacaaaaaatacttgAGAGAATACCCTCCTAAGATGAGAGTTTTGGAAAAGGTACTGAAGAATATGAAGAATCATGTCACCTACTTGAATGTCACTACAATGACTGATTTCCGGAAGGATGGCCATCCCTCTGTCTACAGAAAGCAAAACTTATCACCGGAAGAAAGGAAATCGCCGTTGATGTACCAAGATTGCAGTCATTGGTGCCTTCCTGGTGTTCCTGATACATGGAATGAGATTTTGTATGTGGAGCTTCTATTGAAAAATTATCAGAATcaacatcaacaaaaaaaacCATAG